A genomic window from Candidatus Obscuribacterales bacterium includes:
- a CDS encoding helix-turn-helix transcriptional regulator, whose amino-acid sequence MPRKRNAPSKSPEAFLSPESVQMELSTDPSSASVEEPSVDESSVEKPSVDESPVEVVDRFDGLSDALQTSPDLFPNGKTTTRMASALPIWEASNILTQRKDLPWGADSKGKLRYARNVENGEGAVHFWVTEQIEDESPATLAGAAALAVIDTFDIRAACMHLIYAAHATQIDRPWEQEFVISDRQIEEYLGLKKRTDKNKQQKLALIQEIAKQPCKITTFVSWPTQSRMKGFTIEEGRLWHLLGTRYHYQQDLFGNKELSGVTFIVRAGLWARYFLNEEGRRNKNALCEYSTLSKSSLRDVMSVWQHREGAARLMVWLLFKTRLERQEPMSVMTLMDVAFGTERIEQAKQDSQSRKRFANLWDETLHLLQVRDWCIHFDPETYPPELQPLGLGRSRPGRPRGFFDRLLQAQLWITPLEDWHDSSMTVDEADELASVEPEPEPEPEPEPDLTGGQIKAMRLGHGWSQRKLAALTGLSQGLISQLETGGRSLTPDNREALSRIFELNDPTTAHIEDVLHED is encoded by the coding sequence ATGCCTCGCAAACGTAACGCCCCATCCAAATCCCCAGAAGCATTCCTCTCACCGGAGTCGGTGCAGATGGAGCTATCCACCGATCCTAGTTCTGCATCTGTGGAAGAGCCGTCTGTAGATGAGTCGTCTGTGGAAAAGCCATCTGTAGATGAGTCGCCTGTCGAGGTGGTCGATCGCTTTGATGGCTTGTCGGATGCTCTGCAAACCAGTCCCGACCTGTTTCCCAACGGTAAAACCACTACCCGCATGGCCTCGGCCCTGCCAATCTGGGAGGCCAGCAACATTCTTACCCAGCGGAAGGATTTGCCCTGGGGTGCCGATTCTAAGGGCAAACTTCGCTATGCTCGCAATGTGGAAAATGGCGAAGGGGCGGTGCATTTTTGGGTGACGGAGCAGATTGAAGACGAGTCACCCGCCACGCTGGCGGGGGCAGCAGCCCTAGCGGTGATTGATACCTTTGATATTCGCGCCGCCTGTATGCATTTGATCTATGCGGCCCACGCCACCCAGATCGATCGCCCCTGGGAGCAAGAGTTTGTGATCAGCGATCGCCAGATTGAAGAATATCTGGGGCTGAAAAAGCGCACGGATAAGAATAAACAGCAGAAATTAGCGCTGATTCAAGAAATTGCCAAACAGCCCTGTAAAATCACCACCTTTGTGTCATGGCCCACCCAAAGCCGTATGAAGGGCTTCACCATTGAAGAAGGGCGCTTGTGGCATCTGTTGGGGACGCGCTACCACTATCAGCAGGATTTGTTTGGCAACAAAGAACTCTCGGGCGTGACGTTTATTGTGCGGGCGGGGCTCTGGGCCCGCTATTTTCTCAACGAAGAAGGGCGACGCAATAAAAATGCCCTCTGTGAATACAGCACCTTGTCTAAATCCTCCCTGCGGGATGTGATGAGCGTTTGGCAGCATCGGGAAGGAGCGGCTCGCCTGATGGTCTGGCTGCTGTTTAAAACCCGGCTAGAGCGCCAGGAGCCGATGTCGGTGATGACGCTCATGGATGTGGCGTTTGGGACAGAGCGGATTGAGCAGGCGAAACAAGACAGCCAATCCCGCAAACGCTTTGCCAACCTATGGGATGAAACTCTGCATCTGCTGCAGGTTCGCGATTGGTGTATTCACTTTGATCCAGAAACCTATCCGCCAGAGCTACAGCCGTTAGGGTTGGGGCGATCGCGTCCGGGTCGGCCTCGGGGCTTTTTTGATCGTCTGCTGCAGGCCCAGCTTTGGATCACTCCCTTAGAAGACTGGCACGATAGCTCCATGACGGTGGATGAGGCAGACGAGCTTGCCTCTGTGGAACCCGAGCCGGAGCCGGAGCCGGAACCCGAACCGGATCTCACCGGTGGGCAAATTAAGGCTATGCGCTTGGGGCATGGCTGGAGCCAACGAAAACTGGCCGCCCTCACGGGGCTCAGCCAGGGATTAATCTCTCAGTTGGAAACTGGGGGGCGATCGCTCACCCCAGACAACCGCGAGGCTCTATCCCGAATTTTTGAGCTGAATGACCCCACAACTGCCCATATCGAAGACGTACTGCACGAGGATTAG
- the gmd gene encoding GDP-mannose 4,6-dehydratase, with the protein MVTNLKRALITGITGQDGSYLSELLLDKGYEVHGIIRRTSTFNTDRIDHIYQDPHDQQARLFLHYGDLTDGTTLRRILEDVKPVEIYNLGAQSHVRISFDAPEYTVDSVAMGTLRLLEAIRDYQQRTGIEVRFYQAGSSEMFGLVQEVPQRETTPFYPRSPYACAKVYAHWQTINYRESYQLFACNGILFNHESPRRGETFVTRKITRAIARIVAGQQSKLYLGNLDAKRDWGYAKDYVQAMWLMLQQDKPDDYVVATGETHSVRDFLSLAFRYVNLNWEDYVEFDDRYLRPSEVDLLMGDPTKAKQQLGWQPSVTFKQLVAIMVDADLQVLGLTNSNAHSNANGDADYATVRRSLQDPLAN; encoded by the coding sequence ATGGTGACCAATCTAAAACGTGCCCTGATTACCGGAATTACTGGACAAGATGGGTCGTACCTCAGTGAGCTGCTGCTCGACAAAGGCTATGAGGTGCATGGCATTATCCGCCGCACGTCTACATTTAACACCGATCGCATTGATCATATTTACCAAGATCCCCACGATCAGCAGGCTCGTCTCTTCCTGCACTATGGCGATCTCACCGACGGCACCACCCTGCGCCGCATTCTTGAAGATGTGAAGCCGGTGGAGATCTACAACCTGGGAGCCCAATCCCATGTGCGCATTAGCTTTGACGCGCCGGAATATACGGTGGATTCCGTAGCGATGGGGACGCTGCGCCTCCTGGAAGCCATTCGCGACTATCAGCAGCGTACCGGCATTGAGGTGCGGTTTTACCAAGCGGGTTCATCGGAAATGTTTGGTCTGGTGCAGGAGGTGCCCCAGCGGGAAACCACGCCGTTCTATCCCCGCAGTCCCTATGCCTGCGCTAAGGTCTACGCCCATTGGCAAACTATCAACTATCGTGAGTCGTATCAGCTTTTTGCCTGCAATGGCATTTTGTTTAACCACGAGTCGCCTCGGCGGGGTGAAACCTTTGTCACCCGCAAGATCACCCGAGCGATCGCCCGCATTGTGGCTGGGCAGCAGTCCAAGCTGTATTTGGGAAACCTCGATGCCAAACGCGACTGGGGCTATGCCAAGGACTATGTGCAGGCCATGTGGCTGATGCTGCAGCAAGACAAGCCCGATGATTATGTGGTGGCGACGGGGGAAACCCATTCGGTGCGCGACTTCCTCAGCCTGGCCTTTCGCTATGTCAATCTCAACTGGGAAGATTATGTGGAATTTGACGATCGCTACCTGCGACCCTCGGAGGTGGATCTGTTAATGGGCGATCCGACCAAAGCCAAGCAGCAGCTAGGTTGGCAGCCGTCGGTTACCTTTAAGCAACTGGTGGCGATTATGGTGGATGCCGATCTGCAAGTGCTCGGGCTCACCAACAGTAACGCTCACAGTAACGCC